One segment of Microbacterium arborescens DNA contains the following:
- a CDS encoding alpha/beta fold hydrolase, with translation MHHSPRSSILLPATLLALGGLLSACSVAPSAPTSPQADAIAWQSCDGLVSQVAALYDVMETPSPLDGWGDRMQCANVSVPLDYDDPDGRQITIAVSRMVPEGRSAGTILTNPGGPGLEGRTTPALLAASGMGDLATDHTLIGIDIRGTGGSTSINCDGSLDVPLPEGTVDERVAVDYSVAVAAANEACVEQDPAYFAQLTTANAARDMDRVRAAIGADQVDYVGVSWGTELGAAYLAQYPDRVRHMLLDSMVDLRHDAAMSLDDLVAADVAYGSDDEAGVADDVVVDGLSSPDSYVPFNLTTRTALTCNAYTGATDPEAVWSAHLARSEAIGSDPQVRTQHPLSGGLAGTSACAGWPIEAHPLVLTSGDAGDKLQIVAHASETVTPAPWGTLAHALLGGNLTILDDAGHGSLANGDNAAEAVEYLRNGTPMS, from the coding sequence ATGCATCACTCACCTCGTTCCTCGATTCTCCTTCCCGCGACTCTGCTCGCCCTCGGCGGACTGCTCAGCGCCTGCAGCGTCGCCCCCTCGGCACCGACGTCCCCTCAGGCGGACGCGATCGCGTGGCAATCGTGCGACGGTCTGGTCTCGCAGGTCGCCGCGCTCTATGACGTCATGGAGACTCCCTCGCCGCTCGACGGGTGGGGCGATCGGATGCAGTGCGCGAACGTCTCGGTTCCCCTCGACTACGACGATCCCGACGGGCGGCAGATCACCATCGCCGTCAGTCGAATGGTGCCGGAGGGGCGAAGCGCCGGCACGATCCTGACCAACCCCGGTGGGCCGGGCCTCGAGGGGAGAACGACGCCCGCCCTGCTCGCAGCCTCCGGCATGGGGGATCTGGCAACGGATCACACGCTCATCGGCATCGACATTCGTGGCACGGGCGGCTCGACGAGCATCAATTGCGACGGTTCGCTCGACGTCCCGCTGCCCGAGGGAACCGTGGACGAGCGGGTGGCGGTGGACTATTCGGTCGCGGTCGCGGCTGCGAACGAGGCATGCGTCGAGCAAGACCCCGCGTATTTCGCTCAGCTGACCACGGCTAACGCGGCTCGCGACATGGACCGCGTCCGTGCGGCGATCGGCGCTGACCAGGTCGACTACGTCGGTGTGTCGTGGGGAACGGAGCTCGGCGCCGCCTATCTCGCCCAGTATCCCGACCGCGTACGTCACATGCTGCTGGACAGCATGGTCGACCTCAGGCACGACGCAGCGATGAGCCTGGACGATCTGGTCGCAGCCGACGTCGCGTACGGCAGCGATGACGAAGCCGGTGTCGCCGACGACGTCGTGGTAGACGGCCTGTCATCGCCCGACAGCTACGTGCCCTTCAATCTCACGACGCGAACGGCCCTGACCTGCAACGCGTACACCGGCGCGACCGACCCCGAGGCCGTCTGGTCTGCTCACCTCGCCCGAAGCGAAGCGATCGGCAGCGATCCGCAGGTTCGCACGCAGCACCCGTTGAGCGGAGGCCTCGCGGGCACGTCCGCCTGCGCGGGATGGCCGATCGAGGCGCATCCGCTTGTCCTGACCTCCGGTGACGCGGGAGACAAGCTGCAGATCGTGGCTCACGCCTCCGAGACGGTGACCCCCGCGCCGTGGGGCACGCTCGCGCATGCGCTCCTCGGTGGGAACCTGACCATCCTCGACGACGCGGGCCACGGCTCGCTCGCCAACGGCGACAACGCCGCCGAGGCGGTGGAGTACCTCCGCAACGGCACCCCGATGTCGTGA
- a CDS encoding winged helix-turn-helix transcriptional regulator: MAEPHDARQCDAAVSHAFSVLGKRWNGMIVDVLGQGELSFVGLRRAVAGISDAVLSDRLTELSDVGLVVRRVESGPPVAVTYALTDAGSRLVPILSQLGEWADGNLARR; the protein is encoded by the coding sequence ATGGCCGAGCCCCACGATGCGCGACAGTGCGATGCTGCGGTGTCGCACGCGTTCTCGGTGCTCGGCAAGCGGTGGAACGGCATGATCGTCGACGTGCTCGGGCAGGGTGAGCTCTCGTTCGTCGGCCTGCGTCGCGCCGTCGCCGGCATCAGCGACGCGGTGCTCTCCGATCGGCTCACCGAGCTCTCGGATGTCGGGCTGGTCGTCCGACGCGTCGAGTCGGGCCCACCTGTCGCGGTCACCTACGCGCTCACGGACGCCGGGTCGCGCCTCGTGCCGATCCTCAGCCAGCTCGGCGAATGGGCCGACGGCAACCTCGCACGCCGCTGA
- a CDS encoding FMN-dependent NADH-azoreductase produces MTLFRLDASILPATSASRELGDLVEAEWLAAHPSSNVVRRDIAADPVPATAWRDAVTAGFTPAEQLTDGQREAIALREQLADELIGADALLFTVPLYNYGVSQHVKTWFDLAYTDPRIDPQGTALRGKPATLVTVLGGNYEPGSPKEGWDHSTGWLRRVFADVWGLDLTVVHRPFTLVGVNPALDAFTEAAAELRANAERDAVTAGRTLAASRPA; encoded by the coding sequence ATGACCCTCTTCCGCCTGGATGCCAGCATCCTCCCCGCCACCTCAGCCAGCCGCGAGCTGGGCGACCTCGTCGAGGCCGAATGGCTCGCCGCTCACCCTTCGAGCAACGTCGTGCGCCGCGACATCGCCGCCGATCCGGTCCCGGCGACCGCCTGGCGGGATGCCGTGACCGCCGGCTTCACACCCGCCGAGCAGCTCACCGACGGACAACGCGAGGCGATCGCCCTGCGCGAGCAGCTGGCGGACGAGCTCATCGGCGCCGACGCCCTGCTCTTCACCGTGCCGCTGTACAACTACGGCGTCTCGCAGCACGTGAAGACCTGGTTCGACCTGGCATACACCGACCCGCGCATCGACCCACAGGGCACGGCGCTGCGCGGCAAGCCCGCGACCCTCGTCACCGTCTTGGGTGGCAACTACGAGCCCGGCAGCCCGAAGGAGGGCTGGGACCACTCGACCGGATGGCTTCGGCGCGTCTTCGCAGACGTCTGGGGCCTCGACCTCACGGTGGTCCACCGTCCCTTCACCCTCGTGGGAGTGAACCCCGCGCTCGACGCCTTCACAGAGGCGGCGGCCGAGTTGCGCGCGAACGCCGAACGGGATGCCGTCACGGCCGGCCGTACCCTCGCGGCATCCCGCCCCGCCTGA
- a CDS encoding GNAT family N-acetyltransferase, with protein MIDGLNLPASLSARAADVVVRRATPDDLDPIVRLLSDDPISAGRGDVARDEDRGAYADALERIIANPANELLVAADDAGRVVATLQLTLIPGMARRGSTRLLVEAVRVASAERSSGIGTALMRWVVDAAAVELGVSLVQLTSDAARVDAHRFYRRLGFVDSHVGFKYAVPSATTGGR; from the coding sequence GTGATCGACGGCCTGAACCTCCCGGCATCCCTTTCCGCACGCGCGGCGGATGTCGTCGTCCGGCGTGCGACGCCGGACGATCTCGACCCGATCGTGCGGCTGCTGTCGGACGACCCGATCAGCGCGGGCCGGGGCGACGTCGCGCGCGATGAGGACCGCGGCGCGTACGCTGACGCGCTCGAGCGGATCATCGCGAATCCGGCGAACGAGCTGCTGGTCGCCGCCGATGATGCCGGTCGGGTCGTGGCGACCCTGCAGCTGACCCTCATCCCGGGAATGGCGCGGCGGGGGAGCACCCGCCTGCTTGTCGAGGCCGTCCGCGTCGCGAGTGCCGAACGCTCATCCGGCATCGGCACCGCACTCATGCGGTGGGTGGTGGATGCCGCGGCAGTCGAGCTCGGCGTTTCCCTCGTGCAGCTCACATCGGATGCCGCGCGCGTCGATGCGCACCGGTTCTACCGCAGGCTCGGCTTCGTCGACTCGCACGTCGGGTTCAAGTACGCCGTGCCCTCGGCAACGACCGGCGGCCGATGA
- a CDS encoding energy-coupling factor transporter transmembrane component T, with protein MSATTDTALDPYAAAPASRRLLFGLNPLAKLAAPVPAMVALIFTRDLVTPLALLALAYAVLLGARWTVRTVLLLAVAVPIGILMVGAGMSLWVDAARVADTPVLLQLGAWSLHAGALQIGMATGLRLGAIAALAFIAGLTTTGPDLVRATVQQLRVPYRVGYTALAAFRFVPRFGYELELIRQAHRVRGADGGRGPFAAIARWGGYVVPLLAGAIRHAERVALAMDSRAFGAHRDRTERHLVPFRPRDVVFVAGFWLVSAAILIALFPWTA; from the coding sequence ATGAGCGCGACGACCGACACCGCGCTCGATCCCTACGCGGCAGCGCCGGCATCGCGTCGGCTGCTGTTCGGGCTCAATCCGCTGGCGAAGCTCGCGGCGCCCGTCCCCGCGATGGTCGCACTCATCTTCACGCGCGACCTGGTGACGCCGCTCGCGCTGCTCGCGCTCGCGTATGCGGTGCTGCTCGGGGCGCGCTGGACCGTGCGCACCGTTCTCCTACTCGCGGTCGCCGTGCCCATCGGCATCCTGATGGTGGGAGCGGGGATGTCACTGTGGGTCGACGCTGCGCGGGTGGCCGATACCCCGGTGCTGCTCCAGCTCGGCGCGTGGAGCCTGCACGCCGGGGCGCTGCAGATCGGGATGGCGACCGGGTTGCGGCTCGGAGCGATCGCCGCGCTGGCGTTCATCGCCGGACTCACCACGACGGGACCGGACCTCGTGCGGGCGACCGTCCAGCAGCTGCGGGTACCGTATCGCGTCGGTTACACGGCGCTCGCGGCGTTCCGGTTCGTGCCGCGGTTCGGCTACGAGCTCGAGCTCATCCGGCAGGCCCACCGCGTGCGCGGCGCCGATGGCGGTCGAGGCCCGTTCGCCGCGATCGCGCGGTGGGGCGGTTACGTCGTCCCACTGCTCGCCGGAGCCATCCGGCACGCCGAGCGGGTCGCCCTCGCGATGGACTCGCGCGCCTTCGGCGCCCACCGCGACCGCACCGAGAGGCACCTCGTGCCCTTCCGACCACGTGACGTCGTCTTCGTCGCAGGTTTCTGGCTCGTCTCGGCGGCGATCCTCATCGCCCTCTTCCCCTGGACCGCGTGA
- a CDS encoding ECF transporter S component, translated as MATASRLSTRVLLVCAAIGVATGLLGGIEGWLAVPVITGLPIVYGFLLGIHVLPGIVAQETLRLPWVALITHLIAALASAAVAPPYTFQFLGTAVLFGGLQEGVAALVRYRSWAPWRFFVSGLVIGVVVALAVFFAAHLSALPLWAQITYLALAVLGPVVWTAIGLWIGVGLRRAGVARR; from the coding sequence GTGGCCACGGCATCCCGCCTTTCGACGCGCGTCCTGCTCGTCTGCGCTGCCATCGGGGTCGCCACCGGCCTGCTCGGCGGCATCGAGGGATGGCTCGCGGTTCCCGTCATCACGGGCCTGCCGATCGTCTACGGCTTCCTCCTCGGCATCCACGTACTGCCCGGAATCGTGGCGCAGGAGACGCTGCGCCTGCCCTGGGTCGCGCTCATCACGCACCTGATCGCGGCGCTCGCATCCGCTGCCGTCGCGCCGCCCTACACGTTCCAGTTCCTCGGGACCGCCGTGCTGTTCGGCGGTCTGCAGGAGGGCGTCGCCGCTCTCGTCCGCTACCGCTCGTGGGCGCCGTGGCGGTTCTTCGTCTCGGGTCTCGTGATCGGCGTCGTCGTCGCCCTCGCGGTGTTCTTCGCCGCTCACCTCAGCGCCCTCCCGCTGTGGGCCCAGATCACGTACCTGGCTCTCGCCGTGCTCGGCCCCGTCGTCTGGACCGCGATCGGGCTGTGGATCGGCGTCGGCCTGCGCCGCGCCGGCGTCGCCCGGCGCTGA
- a CDS encoding S8 family serine peptidase, which yields MVRTTLRTVAAVSLAALFTSSAATASFAATGEGVNIPVPIESESGRYIVLLDEAPVATYEGGEAGLAPTKPDEGERLDVQSRAVTDYSGFLEQRQEEVASEVGATPDATYQTTLNGFAAQLTADQAGKLAAKKGVLGVFPDEIRHVDAVPSTEFLGLEGAGGVWEKVGGIDAAGEGVVVGVVDTGIAPENPAFAGDALGGSAGAQPYRDGDEVVFTKADGGEFRSTVVDQDAGTKDAWDPSLLNTKLIAAHYFSEGAAANGFSFADDHLSPRDGDGHGSHTASTAAGNNGVDATVEGVDFGSISGVAPAAKVASYKACYVGPDPLVTTDDICALSDLLAAIDQAVADGVDVINYSIGGGSATTVLAPEDISFFNAAAAGVFVATSAGNSGPDPVTADHASPWYATVAASTIPTWEGTVRLGEEGDASAAQFAGASVSVGFGDTTSGPSVFAGDAGLAGAATPELCLLGSLDPAKVTGKIVVCDRGSNARVEKSQAVEEAGGIGMILTNVTPASLDNDFHSVPTVHVADTARPAVLEYVQGGTDRVVTLIGENVTGSETPVPQVAGFSSRGPMLADGSDVIKPDITAPGVAILAATENGIDEDPTFGILSGTSMSSPHVAGLAALYLGERPLATPAEVKSAMMTTAYDTVDAAGDAVTDPFTQGAGQTDPTKYFEPGLLYLNGPADWAAYLQGLGLRDFGVDPIDPSDLNLPSIGVGALGAPQTVTRTITATEAGTYQAQASVPGVDVQVSPSSVTLAAGESATVEITLSRVDAPMGEWATGFLTWTGGANDVRSPIAVFPVPVDAPASVSGTGVTGSVDVTVAPSLTGEIDLGLSGLVPQELRVNPDFPEVPGHSGDQDSFYDEGEAGFNTYEIVDVPEGTEFARFAVETEATETTDLDMTVYRVVSPDDLRYYEQWSSATASANEAVSLTAPTAGTYLVKVNRYSFSEPFTYDLTTAVVAAGVSGGEFTATPDPLPTVQGESATYTLSWAGLEPETSYVGVVRYGDSSIRTIVDVESGQGAPVAVVAPEVTGSAKVGATLTATAGEWDPAEVSVAYQWLRGGEPIEGATSASYKVTRADVGTALSVRVTATAEGNPQVGTAVSNEVFVKFASATTVSLNRYVGTASQPYVVSVKVTPTGGAPATGTVDIWVNSTRYSADVVDGTARVELPRQSRGLKVVVATYNGSDTVEGSLGLSGFLVLW from the coding sequence ATGGTTCGCACCACCCTGCGAACAGTCGCGGCTGTATCCCTGGCTGCACTGTTCACGAGCTCTGCCGCAACGGCATCCTTTGCTGCAACGGGAGAGGGGGTGAACATCCCGGTTCCGATCGAGAGCGAGAGCGGGCGCTACATCGTCCTGCTCGATGAGGCTCCCGTCGCGACCTACGAGGGCGGCGAGGCCGGTCTCGCGCCGACCAAGCCCGACGAGGGCGAGCGTCTCGACGTCCAGTCGCGCGCCGTGACCGACTACTCCGGCTTCCTCGAACAGCGTCAAGAAGAGGTCGCGAGCGAGGTCGGCGCGACCCCCGACGCGACCTACCAGACCACTCTCAACGGGTTCGCGGCTCAGCTGACCGCCGATCAGGCGGGCAAGCTCGCGGCCAAGAAGGGCGTGCTCGGCGTCTTCCCCGACGAGATCCGTCACGTCGACGCCGTTCCCTCGACCGAGTTCCTCGGCCTCGAGGGCGCCGGCGGCGTCTGGGAGAAGGTCGGCGGCATCGATGCTGCCGGTGAAGGCGTCGTCGTGGGCGTCGTCGACACCGGCATCGCGCCGGAGAACCCGGCATTCGCCGGCGACGCGCTCGGCGGCTCGGCGGGCGCTCAGCCCTACCGCGACGGCGACGAGGTCGTGTTCACGAAGGCCGACGGCGGCGAGTTCCGCAGCACGGTCGTCGATCAGGATGCCGGGACGAAGGATGCCTGGGACCCGTCGCTCCTGAACACCAAGCTCATCGCGGCGCACTACTTCAGCGAGGGTGCCGCCGCCAACGGGTTCTCGTTCGCCGACGACCACCTCTCGCCGCGTGACGGCGACGGACACGGCTCGCACACGGCGAGCACCGCCGCGGGTAATAACGGTGTCGACGCGACGGTCGAGGGGGTCGACTTCGGCTCGATCTCGGGAGTCGCGCCGGCCGCGAAGGTCGCGTCGTACAAGGCCTGCTACGTCGGGCCCGACCCGCTCGTCACGACGGATGACATCTGTGCGCTCAGCGACCTGCTGGCCGCGATCGACCAGGCCGTCGCCGACGGCGTGGACGTCATCAACTATTCGATCGGCGGCGGCTCGGCCACGACCGTGCTCGCACCGGAGGACATCTCGTTCTTCAATGCGGCGGCGGCGGGTGTCTTCGTCGCAACCAGCGCCGGCAACTCCGGCCCCGACCCGGTCACGGCCGATCACGCCTCGCCCTGGTACGCCACGGTCGCGGCATCCACCATCCCGACCTGGGAGGGCACCGTCCGCCTCGGTGAGGAGGGCGACGCCTCGGCCGCCCAGTTCGCGGGTGCGTCCGTCTCGGTCGGCTTCGGCGACACGACCTCGGGTCCCTCGGTCTTCGCCGGCGACGCCGGTCTGGCCGGTGCCGCGACCCCCGAGCTCTGCCTGCTCGGCTCGCTCGATCCGGCCAAGGTCACCGGCAAGATCGTCGTCTGCGACCGCGGGTCGAACGCCCGTGTCGAGAAGTCGCAGGCGGTCGAAGAGGCCGGCGGTATCGGGATGATCCTGACCAACGTCACGCCCGCGTCGCTCGACAACGACTTCCACTCGGTTCCCACCGTGCACGTCGCCGACACCGCCCGACCGGCCGTGCTCGAGTACGTGCAGGGCGGCACCGACCGCGTCGTCACCCTGATCGGCGAGAACGTCACCGGCAGCGAGACCCCGGTCCCGCAGGTGGCGGGCTTCTCGAGCCGCGGGCCGATGCTCGCCGACGGCAGCGATGTCATCAAGCCCGACATCACCGCTCCCGGCGTCGCGATCCTCGCGGCCACCGAGAACGGAATCGACGAGGACCCGACGTTCGGCATCCTCTCGGGCACCTCGATGTCGTCGCCGCACGTCGCCGGCCTCGCCGCGCTCTACCTCGGTGAGCGCCCTCTCGCGACTCCCGCCGAGGTGAAGTCGGCGATGATGACCACCGCTTACGACACGGTGGACGCCGCCGGAGACGCGGTCACCGACCCGTTCACGCAGGGGGCCGGACAGACCGACCCGACGAAGTACTTCGAGCCGGGCCTGCTCTACCTGAACGGTCCGGCCGACTGGGCCGCGTACCTGCAGGGGCTGGGACTGCGTGACTTCGGCGTCGACCCGATCGATCCGAGCGACCTGAACCTGCCTTCCATCGGGGTCGGCGCGCTCGGCGCGCCGCAGACGGTGACCCGCACGATCACGGCCACCGAAGCCGGGACGTACCAGGCGCAGGCATCCGTCCCCGGCGTCGACGTGCAGGTGTCGCCGTCGTCGGTGACGCTCGCGGCGGGCGAGTCGGCCACGGTCGAGATCACGCTGTCGCGCGTCGACGCACCGATGGGCGAGTGGGCCACCGGCTTCCTCACCTGGACGGGCGGAGCAAACGATGTGCGCTCGCCGATCGCCGTTTTCCCGGTGCCGGTCGACGCTCCGGCGTCGGTCTCGGGAACGGGCGTCACGGGCTCGGTCGACGTCACCGTCGCGCCCTCGCTGACGGGTGAGATCGACCTCGGTCTGTCGGGTCTCGTTCCGCAGGAGTTGCGCGTGAACCCGGACTTCCCCGAGGTGCCCGGACACTCCGGTGACCAGGACTCGTTCTACGACGAGGGCGAGGCCGGCTTCAACACGTACGAGATCGTCGACGTTCCGGAGGGCACCGAGTTCGCGCGCTTCGCTGTCGAGACCGAGGCGACCGAGACGACCGACCTCGACATGACGGTGTACCGCGTCGTGAGTCCCGACGACCTGCGCTACTACGAGCAGTGGTCGTCGGCGACGGCGTCGGCCAACGAGGCGGTCTCGCTCACGGCTCCCACCGCGGGCACCTACCTGGTCAAGGTCAACCGGTACTCGTTCAGCGAGCCGTTCACCTACGACCTCACCACCGCGGTCGTCGCGGCGGGGGTGTCGGGCGGCGAGTTCACCGCGACACCTGACCCGCTGCCGACGGTGCAGGGAGAGAGCGCGACCTACACCCTGTCGTGGGCCGGGCTCGAGCCCGAGACGTCGTACGTGGGCGTGGTGCGCTACGGCGACTCGTCGATCCGGACGATCGTCGACGTCGAGTCAGGCCAGGGAGCCCCGGTCGCGGTCGTCGCGCCCGAGGTCACCGGCTCGGCGAAGGTCGGGGCGACGCTGACGGCCACAGCCGGCGAGTGGGACCCCGCCGAGGTGAGCGTCGCCTATCAGTGGCTTCGCGGCGGTGAGCCCATCGAGGGCGCCACCTCGGCGTCGTACAAGGTGACGCGCGCCGATGTCGGCACGGCTCTGTCGGTGCGGGTGACCGCGACGGCGGAGGGCAACCCGCAGGTCGGAACCGCGGTGTCGAACGAGGTGTTCGTGAAGTTCGCCTCGGCGACGACGGTGTCGCTCAACCGGTACGTCGGGACGGCTTCGCAGCCGTACGTCGTTTCGGTGAAGGTCACCCCGACCGGGGGCGCCCCGGCTACGGGCACCGTCGACATCTGGGTGAACTCGACCCGCTACAGCGCGGATGTCGTCGACGGCACGGCGCGCGTCGAGCTGCCTCGGCAGTCGCGCGGACTGAAGGTCGTCGTCGCCACCTACAACGGCAGCGACACGGTCGAGGGATCGCTGGGGCTCAGCGGCTTCCTCGTGCTGTGGTGA
- a CDS encoding ABC transporter ATP-binding protein — protein MTSAASGAATAGTPVAATASAPLLAVRDLAVTYEGSDAAATRGASFTVTPGEVVLLLGPSGSGKSTVALTLNGLIPQSIPATTEGTVLVSGEDAATTPIPRLSTRVGMVFQDPDAQLVTGTLLDEVAFGPENLRLPVDDVLDRSEQALRRMGLWERRHENPDRLSGGGRQRLAIACALAMDSPLLVLDEPTANLDPEGIEDVYAALGEIAAAGDRAILLVEHNLDAAIGFTDRVVVLDHGGRTIADGPIDTVLRERAAELHEIGVWLPVSTLAALRLREAGYPLDPLPLTPEELRAGLEAAASGDENRTITPPSAATSDSVRVPRDSPTHTQTPVVSVRGLTLRRGRATVLHDVDLEVAAGEFVAIVGANGAGKTSLIQAIAGVVRGPRGRIDLGGLDPNRADPRTVAERVGFVFQNPEHQFVAHTVFDELAHGLRRQRIADDEVRERVDGMLRRFGLEAHAHRHPFLLSGGQKRRLSVGTALIAGAPVLALDEPTFGQDRARADELLHVLRDLNRDGTTILVVTHDMQLVSEYAERCVVVGDGRIVADGPTADILGADELLRSAALRMPPLRRALHGLDAFPELAGVARLRDLPRGRR, from the coding sequence GTGACATCCGCCGCATCCGGTGCCGCCACGGCGGGAACGCCGGTCGCCGCGACCGCATCCGCGCCGCTGCTCGCCGTGCGCGATCTCGCCGTGACCTACGAGGGGTCGGATGCCGCGGCGACGCGCGGCGCGTCGTTCACCGTCACCCCCGGCGAGGTCGTGCTGCTGCTCGGACCGAGCGGTTCGGGCAAGTCGACCGTCGCGCTGACGCTCAACGGGCTCATCCCCCAGTCGATCCCGGCGACGACCGAGGGCACGGTGCTCGTGTCGGGCGAGGATGCCGCGACCACCCCGATTCCGCGCCTGAGCACGCGCGTCGGCATGGTGTTCCAGGACCCCGACGCGCAGCTGGTCACCGGCACCCTGCTCGACGAGGTCGCCTTCGGCCCCGAGAACCTGCGGCTTCCCGTCGACGACGTCCTCGATCGCAGCGAGCAGGCACTGCGGCGGATGGGCCTCTGGGAGCGACGGCACGAGAACCCCGACCGCCTCTCCGGCGGGGGACGTCAGCGCCTCGCGATCGCGTGCGCGCTCGCGATGGACTCGCCCCTGCTCGTGCTCGACGAGCCCACCGCGAACCTCGACCCCGAGGGCATCGAAGACGTCTACGCCGCTCTGGGCGAGATCGCCGCCGCCGGCGACCGGGCGATCCTGCTCGTCGAGCACAATCTCGACGCGGCGATCGGCTTCACCGACCGCGTCGTCGTCCTCGATCACGGCGGCCGCACGATCGCCGACGGGCCGATCGACACGGTGCTGCGCGAACGGGCGGCCGAGCTGCACGAGATCGGGGTGTGGCTGCCGGTCTCGACCCTCGCGGCGCTGCGGCTGCGCGAGGCGGGCTATCCGCTCGACCCGCTCCCCCTGACGCCCGAAGAGCTGCGCGCGGGGCTCGAGGCAGCGGCATCCGGTGACGAGAATCGGACGATCACGCCACCGTCGGCGGCGACCTCCGATTCGGTCCGAGTTCCGCGTGATTCTCCGACGCACACGCAGACGCCGGTGGTCTCGGTGCGCGGCCTGACGCTCCGCCGAGGCCGGGCGACCGTGCTCCACGACGTCGATCTCGAGGTCGCAGCCGGCGAGTTCGTCGCGATCGTCGGCGCCAACGGGGCCGGCAAGACGAGCCTCATCCAGGCGATCGCGGGGGTCGTCCGCGGCCCGCGCGGGCGCATCGACCTCGGCGGCCTCGATCCGAACCGGGCCGACCCCCGCACGGTCGCCGAGCGCGTCGGCTTCGTCTTCCAGAACCCCGAGCATCAGTTCGTCGCGCATACGGTCTTCGACGAGCTCGCCCACGGTCTGCGCCGCCAGCGGATCGCCGACGACGAGGTGCGCGAGCGCGTCGACGGGATGCTGCGCCGCTTCGGCCTCGAAGCGCACGCCCACCGGCATCCGTTCCTGCTTTCCGGCGGTCAGAAGCGCCGCCTCTCGGTCGGCACGGCCCTGATCGCCGGCGCCCCGGTACTGGCTCTCGACGAGCCGACGTTCGGCCAGGACCGAGCCCGCGCCGACGAGCTGCTGCACGTGCTGCGCGACCTCAACCGCGACGGCACGACCATCCTCGTCGTCACCCACGACATGCAGCTGGTGAGCGAGTACGCCGAGCGCTGCGTCGTCGTCGGCGACGGCCGCATCGTCGCCGACGGACCGACCGCAGACATCCTCGGCGCCGACGAGCTGCTGCGTTCTGCGGCGCTTCGGATGCCGCCGCTGCGGCGCGCCCTGCACGGACTCGACGCGTTCCCGGAGCTGGCGGGCGTCGCGCGTCTCCGCGATCTGCCGCGAGGCCGGCGATGA
- a CDS encoding GNAT family N-acetyltransferase, with product MDVTLRPAVPADIEWLVELRADVLRADLERLGRFDEHRVRERMRAGFRPEWTRIIVVEGTDAGCITTRPDDTTRWIEHFYVAASQQGRGIGSIVLRSVIAEPHDGPTRLNVLQGSAARRLYERHGFALDSEDDVDVWLTLRTPA from the coding sequence ATGGACGTCACCCTCCGCCCCGCTGTCCCGGCCGACATCGAGTGGCTCGTCGAGCTGCGCGCCGACGTGCTGCGTGCCGACCTCGAGCGCCTCGGCCGCTTCGACGAGCACCGGGTGCGCGAGCGCATGCGCGCGGGCTTCCGCCCCGAGTGGACCCGCATCATCGTCGTCGAGGGGACGGATGCCGGTTGCATCACGACCCGCCCAGACGACACCACCCGCTGGATCGAGCACTTCTACGTGGCCGCGTCCCAGCAAGGGCGAGGCATCGGCAGCATCGTTCTGCGGTCGGTGATCGCCGAGCCGCACGACGGACCGACGCGCCTCAACGTCCTGCAGGGCAGCGCCGCGCGGCGCTTGTACGAGCGGCACGGCTTCGCCCTCGACAGCGAGGACGACGTCGACGTGTGGCTGACCCTGCGCACGCCGGCCTGA